The Halogranum gelatinilyticum genome includes a window with the following:
- a CDS encoding ATP-dependent helicase — MSGRELLAGTDVDFDAKTVDIADEDVLDLLEPSVREWWVEQFGDYVPGNGGFFTPPQRGAIPRIHEGTNSLICAPTGSGKTLASFTAIINELFRRDRELDDGLDNAVYCLYVSPLKSLANDIGRNLGEPLDGITEKLADRGEDVELRHAIRHGDTSSNDRQKMLETTPHILNTTPETLAILLNSPKFKEKLRNVEYVVVDEIHSLAENKRGTHLSVSLERLEALADTSPTRIGCSATVEPLTTVAEYLVGRDDDGDPRDYDIVDTRFVRDFDIRLECPTDDLIDTPRSVVTGRFYDRLHELIQSHTNTLVFTNTRSGAERVLHNLREDHPDSYDETNSGCHHGSLSKERRQEIESQLKAGELDFVTSSTSLELGIDMPHIDLVVQVGSPKSVASLLQRVGRAGHRLGQTVQGRVIALDRDELVECAVMLKKAEEGFVDRVFVPENAYDVAAQHVYGMAINEVRPESEVRDILTRAYPYRNFSDTDFDRLFRYLTADYEGMEDKNVYAKIWRDTNDAPDGEYHYDEYEVGEPLIGKRGRLARVIYMTNIGTIPDSFTCDVYTRGSNEWVGNLDENYLDTLEKGDVFVLGGDHFEFSYRRGSKVYVDRTSARPTVPSWFSERLPLSYDLGREIISFQGDLVERLQSGGRPAARDWLRGFPLDENSVRAITRMYDEQLQYAGPESVSTDDRLAVEEVLDREQYRRHYHVHSNYGRKFNDGLSRLVAYHCAQQANTNVQVAVADNGFSVSMPLNRKVDVAGVVRGLDPAAVGSDLRAALDGTDLLKRYFRINATRSLMILKRYKGYEKSAAEQQVSSEMLLSFAQDLDSFAVIEETYREILEDKLAVGAIRDFVEAVQAEEIEVVHQQHDYPSPRAFGLATLMASDVVLADDESAVLKEFHERVLAEIGDDGEDADGAVADVD, encoded by the coding sequence ATGAGTGGCCGGGAGCTGTTGGCCGGGACCGACGTCGACTTCGACGCCAAGACCGTCGACATCGCCGACGAGGACGTCTTGGACCTGCTCGAACCGTCGGTTCGGGAGTGGTGGGTCGAGCAGTTCGGCGACTACGTCCCCGGCAACGGCGGCTTCTTCACCCCGCCGCAACGGGGAGCCATCCCGCGGATCCACGAGGGGACGAACTCGCTCATCTGCGCGCCGACCGGCTCCGGCAAGACGCTCGCCTCCTTCACCGCCATCATCAACGAACTGTTCCGCCGCGACCGAGAACTGGACGACGGTCTCGACAACGCGGTCTACTGTCTCTACGTCTCGCCGCTGAAGTCGCTCGCCAACGACATCGGCCGCAACCTCGGCGAGCCGCTGGACGGCATCACCGAGAAGTTGGCCGACCGCGGCGAGGACGTCGAGCTCCGCCACGCCATCCGCCACGGCGACACCTCCTCCAACGACCGCCAGAAGATGCTGGAGACGACGCCGCACATCCTCAACACGACGCCCGAGACGCTGGCCATCCTGCTCAACTCCCCGAAGTTCAAGGAAAAGCTCCGGAACGTGGAGTACGTCGTCGTCGACGAGATTCACAGCCTCGCGGAGAACAAACGCGGGACCCACCTCTCGGTCTCCTTGGAACGGCTCGAAGCGCTCGCCGACACGTCGCCGACGCGAATCGGCTGTTCGGCGACGGTCGAACCCCTGACCACTGTGGCCGAATATCTCGTCGGCCGTGACGACGACGGCGACCCGCGAGACTACGACATCGTCGACACGCGGTTCGTCCGCGACTTCGACATCCGACTGGAGTGTCCCACCGACGACCTCATCGACACGCCACGGAGCGTCGTGACCGGGCGATTCTACGACCGACTGCACGAACTCATCCAGTCGCACACGAACACGCTCGTCTTCACCAACACCCGCTCGGGGGCCGAGCGGGTCCTGCACAACCTCAGAGAGGACCATCCCGACAGCTACGACGAGACCAACTCCGGCTGTCACCACGGCTCGCTCTCGAAGGAACGTCGCCAGGAGATCGAGTCCCAACTGAAGGCGGGCGAGTTGGACTTCGTCACGTCGTCGACCTCGCTGGAACTCGGCATCGATATGCCCCACATCGACCTCGTGGTACAGGTCGGGTCGCCGAAGTCCGTCGCCTCGTTGCTCCAGCGCGTCGGCCGCGCGGGCCACCGCCTCGGCCAGACCGTGCAGGGGCGCGTCATCGCGCTCGACCGCGACGAGCTCGTCGAGTGCGCGGTGATGCTCAAGAAGGCCGAGGAGGGCTTCGTCGACCGCGTGTTCGTCCCCGAGAACGCCTACGACGTGGCCGCCCAGCACGTCTACGGCATGGCAATCAACGAGGTCCGGCCGGAGTCCGAGGTCCGCGACATCCTGACGCGAGCGTACCCCTACCGAAACTTTTCCGACACCGATTTCGACCGGCTCTTTCGCTACCTGACGGCGGACTACGAGGGCATGGAGGACAAGAACGTCTACGCCAAGATCTGGCGCGACACCAACGACGCCCCCGACGGCGAGTACCACTATGACGAGTACGAGGTGGGCGAACCTCTCATCGGCAAGCGTGGGCGACTCGCTCGCGTCATCTACATGACCAACATCGGGACGATTCCCGACTCCTTCACCTGCGACGTCTACACCCGCGGCTCCAACGAGTGGGTCGGCAACCTCGACGAGAACTATCTCGACACGCTGGAGAAGGGCGACGTCTTCGTCCTCGGCGGCGACCACTTCGAGTTCAGCTACCGCCGCGGGTCGAAGGTCTACGTCGACCGGACGAGCGCCCGGCCGACCGTCCCCTCGTGGTTCTCCGAGCGGCTTCCGCTCTCCTACGACCTCGGACGCGAGATCATCTCGTTCCAGGGCGACCTCGTCGAGCGCCTCCAGTCCGGCGGCCGCCCCGCCGCCCGCGACTGGCTCCGGGGCTTCCCGCTGGACGAGAACAGCGTCCGTGCCATCACGCGGATGTACGACGAGCAGTTGCAGTACGCCGGTCCCGAGAGCGTCAGCACCGACGACCGCCTGGCCGTCGAGGAGGTCCTGGACCGCGAGCAGTACCGTCGGCACTACCACGTCCACTCCAATTATGGCAGAAAGTTCAACGACGGGCTCTCGCGACTCGTCGCCTACCACTGCGCCCAGCAGGCGAACACGAACGTCCAGGTCGCCGTCGCCGACAACGGCTTCTCGGTGTCGATGCCGCTGAACCGGAAGGTCGACGTCGCTGGCGTCGTCAGGGGGCTGGACCCCGCGGCCGTCGGCAGCGACCTCCGGGCCGCACTCGACGGGACCGACCTCCTCAAACGCTACTTCCGCATCAACGCGACGCGCTCGCTGATGATTCTGAAGCGGTACAAGGGCTACGAGAAGTCCGCCGCCGAACAGCAGGTCTCAAGCGAGATGCTGCTCTCGTTTGCCCAGGATCTCGACTCCTTCGCGGTCATCGAGGAAACCTATCGAGAGATTCTGGAGGACAAACTCGCCGTCGGCGCGATTCGTGACTTCGTCGAAGCCGTCCAGGCAGAAGAAATCGAGGTCGTCCACCAGCAACACGACTATCCGTCGCCGCGGGCGTTCGGCCTGGCGACGCTGATGGCCTCGGACGTCGTGCTCGCGGACGACGAGTCGGCGGTCCTGAAAGAGTTCCACGAGCGCGTACTGGCCGAGATCGGCGATGACGGCGAGGACGCCGACGGAGCCGTGGCCGACGTCGACTGA
- a CDS encoding tautomerase, whose translation MPLLQFDTTLDLSADEKRAFTDAVTEFYTDEMATTAGHVACVVREHEASNLALGRAVDGPLLFLNADVREGRPFERKRAFALATMDYAHAEFGVPEPNLKVVFSEHEGQDMMGVDRVGGDWAAAE comes from the coding sequence GTGCCACTGCTCCAGTTCGACACGACCCTCGACCTCTCGGCCGACGAGAAACGAGCGTTCACCGACGCGGTGACCGAGTTCTACACCGACGAGATGGCGACGACTGCGGGCCACGTCGCCTGCGTCGTCCGCGAGCACGAGGCTTCAAACCTCGCGCTCGGCCGCGCCGTCGACGGGCCGCTCTTGTTCCTCAACGCCGACGTCCGCGAGGGACGGCCCTTCGAGCGCAAGCGCGCCTTCGCGCTGGCGACGATGGACTACGCCCACGCTGAGTTCGGAGTCCCGGAGCCGAACCTGAAGGTCGTCTTCTCCGAACACGAGGGACAGGACATGATGGGCGTCGACCGGGTCGGCGGCGACTGGGCCGCAGCGGAGTAG